In Osmerus mordax isolate fOsmMor3 chromosome 27, fOsmMor3.pri, whole genome shotgun sequence, the sequence gagagggggaggagaggggaaggagaaggggaggagagggggtgtagagggggaggagaagaggggtgaaTGAGAGGAATTTTACGTGGGTCAGTAGTGACCCTTCCCTGCTGTTTCCATGGCATATGGCAGTAGCAGAAATGATGGTAATGATTTAAAAATGCAAACActcgagacagagacacacacacagttctgtaaatgaacacatttcagATGAAAATAGAATCTTATAATTCTCCGCAGCCTCTAATCCCAGTGCTCAAAAGTAGCATTTTATACTGTCACAAACTGAAGATCAAGTTAACAAGCTGCTTTCTATCCTTGTGACGACCATTTTGGGCTTGTTGTGTCTCcctggagacacagacacaaacacaaaggcaCACGCAAACTCTGTTTACCTCTGTGAGAAAGGTTGGAGTTCTCTTTCTGGATGCTGTTGGGGGTCAGGTTGGGGGCCAgggggctgagggtggaggTTCTCCGGGGGccactggtggtggtggagggtggtgtCCTCCACTGAGGGGTGGTCCTGGGCGACGCTGGCAGGGGCGAcgtggtggaggtggttggcCGTGTGGTCGAGGGCCCtggggtggtgctggtggtggtggtggtgggtgtggtgctggtggtggtggtggtggtggatggaGCGGGTGTGGTCGTCGTGGTGGAGGTCGGCGTTgaggtggtgctgggggtggtggtggtccaTGTGGTCGTCGTGGCTGAGGTGGTGGTTGTAACCGCTGTGGTGGTCTTGGGCCTTACTGCCGGGAAGAACGTGAAGAAGAAAGAGGTTGGAAAATCAAGATGCTCTGGTAACGCTGACAGCAGAAGCCAGAACACACAGCTTACACCAACAGACATCTCAACAAACACAGCGAAGCTTAAGGCTCCAAAGTGCCTTCACGGCCCTGACGTCTCCACAGTCAGAGAAACAGACGTCTGACTGAACACTCCATGTTGTATGAGCCTAttgacgatgtgtgtgtgtgtgtgtgtgtgttggaacttAGAGGAGATGATGGGGTTAGAGGGGCACAGAGGACACTGTACTCCtatgagggggagaaggaggagggaggggttacGGCGAAacaagggggatgaggaggaggaagaggagggtacaGATATTACCCATGGCACAGCGCCTCATGTCCGGGCCCAGCTCCATGTCGTCGGGGCAGGCGCAGGTGTACTTGGGGGAATGGTCGGTGATCTGGGGCGCCTTGAGGCACAGGTACTCACACCCCCCGTTCGGCAGACTGCCCAGGTTACACGCGTCCGGGGCtgacaggaaacagaggagaCTCGGCTTAGGGATGAGGCCgtccacacagacaggaacaccACACGCTACACGCTACACGGAAGCTAACTCCAGCTCCTGTTCCAGCCCTCAGCTACGGTGTGAACAAGGATTAAACTTGTACCTCACCGGTCCTAAGCGACTTAGAGAGAATGTTTGAAATGCAGGAGGTCTgacgggaggcagggaggcagcttACATGTTACTGTATAGGGTGCTGCAAACGATGCAGAGAAACTGCAAGAGCCTTCCACACATCATATATAATATCTCTTCATAATATCTACTGTACTGCACAAACTTGACTTCAAAGTTCGGCTCActaaaggggtgtgtgtgtgtgtgtgtgtgtgtgtgtgtggggggggggggggttgtagacACAAAGtctgaaaagagaaaagaagaatCTCTTCCTGAAAAAATGTGTAAAAGTTAAAAGTAGCAGAGTGAAATGTTATCTCTGAAAATGATCACAAAAACGGAACAGTTTGAATGGAACTGTGGAGGAGTAATGAGGTGTTCATCGACGATTCTCTCATTACTGGTTACTGTTAACAGCTGTGAACTGTGGGACaaaaggaagacaggaagacaaggacagagataaagagagagacagagagacagagagacagagagagagggagagacggagagagagagagagagagagaggagagagagagagagagagagagagagagagagagagagagagagagaaactcttGAAATACATTCTGCAGCGGTAGAAGAACTATAATGAATATTTCAACCAGAGACAAGAGATGacagcac encodes:
- the lrp8 gene encoding low-density lipoprotein receptor-related protein 8 codes for the protein MAVRFQTSWFPCDEFSGEQSQGRGDRVYWTDLEDEAIYSANRLTGQDVSRLAEHLNNPLDVVVFHELRQPKAPDACNLGSLPNGGCEYLCLKAPQITDHSPKYTCACPDDMELGPDMRRCAMVRPKTTTAVTTTTSATTTTWTTTTPSTTSTPTSTTTTTPAPSTTTTTTSTTPTTTTTSTTPGPSTTRPTTSTTSPLPASPRTTPQWRTPPSTTTSGPRRTSTLSPLAPNLTPNSIQKENSNLSHRAGSEHYLLGNNITVAVLGIVIPIVPILATVVIGLLCSGGYLVWRNWRRKNTKSMNFDNPVYRKTTEDDDDEIHIGRSDAVGHVYPARVALSLEDDGFP